GAAAAGTCTTATTAATTCCATAAATAGTTCCGCATGAAGTTTTTTTTATTACATTATTTCCCTGAACATTAAATTCGACCAAATGAATTTCTCCTATTTCTTTTTGGCCAAAATCCGTAATGCCTATATAAAAATCATACAATCCAATTTTCCTTAACCATAAATGATTTTCTGTATAATAAAGATTTTTAGGAGTAAGCATGTAATAAT
This Chryseobacterium sp. G0162 DNA region includes the following protein-coding sequences:
- a CDS encoding glycine cleavage system protein H — encoded protein: MLTPKNLYYTENHLWLRKIGLYDFYIGITDFGQKEIGEIHLVEFNVQGNNVIKKTSCGTIYGINKTFQLTAPCDCHIIEVNQRLNIKPSHINIDPYNCWLMVFSMDISTDKFLTHEDYIRFTK